In Macrobrachium nipponense isolate FS-2020 chromosome 15, ASM1510439v2, whole genome shotgun sequence, a single genomic region encodes these proteins:
- the LOC135227065 gene encoding dimethyladenosine transferase 1, mitochondrial-like isoform X1: protein MLKGEEIKVLHYGEVMAGMAEAAAKHMAATYHRLPPLPSIRDIIKLYNIRAAKKLSQNFLMDPKLTSKIVRSAGRVRNCHVCEVGPGPGGITRSILEQKASHVTVVEKDPRFLPSLELLKDACNGKLHIELGDVLTFNMENSFPQELATQSWDDRVPKIHIIGNLPFSVSTPLIIRWLQDISLRRNAWIFGRVPMTLTFQLEVAQRMVALPGGQFRSRLSIMCQNWCHVEHKFTIPGRAFIPKPDVDVGVVTFIPRVQPQISLDFKLVEKVVKCVFSFRQKYSKKGAANLFPPKVRGTLADQMFAVADVDPTIRPTQLSMSEFNRLCHAYAAILQQKPHLEKFSCHDTDFVEDDSCEKLDIANLHINWGKK, encoded by the coding sequence GTGATGGCAGGCATGGCAGAGGCAGCAGCAAAACACATGGCAGCCACCTACCATCGGCTTCCACCACTCCCTTCTATCCGTGACATTATCAAGTTATACAATATTAGAGCTGCAAAAAAACTCAGTCAGAATTTTTTAATGGATCCGAAATTAACAAGTAAAATTGTCCGTAGTGCTGGTCGTGTAAGAAATTGTCATGTGTGCGAAGTTGGTCCAGGACCAGGCGGCATAACACGTTCTATTCTTGAGCAGAAAGCATCTCACGTCACAGTTGTTGAAAAAGATCCAAGATTTCTTCCTTCTTTAGAACTCTTGAAAGACGCCTGCAATGGGAAACTTCACATAGAATTGGGGGATGTCCTAACCTTCAATATGGAGAATTCTTTTCCACAGGAACTGGCCACACAATCTTGGGATGATAGAGTGCCCAAAATACATATAATTGGGAATCTGCCATTCAGTGTTTCAACACCACTCATCATTAGATGGCTTCAGGATATCAGTTTACGGAGAAATGCTTGGATCTTTGGCCGGGTGCCTATGACTCTTACGTTTCAGCTAGAGGTAGCACAACGCATGGTGGCTCTTCCAGGTGGTCAGTTTAGATCTAGATTATCCATCATGTGTCAAAATTGGTGTCATGTTGAGCATAAGTTCACTATACCTGGTAGGGCATTTATACCAAAACCAGATGTAGATGTTGGTGTTGTTACTTTTATTCCTCGAGTTCAGCCACAAATTTCACTTGATTTCAAGCTTGTTGAAAAAGTTGTGAAGTGTGTATTTTCATTTAGACAAAAGTACAGTAAGAAAGGAGCTGCAAACTTATTTCCTCCAAAAGTTAGAGGTACACTTGCTGATCAAATGTTTGCTGTTGCAGATGTAGACCCAACAATCAGACCGACACAGCTTTCTATGTCTGAATTTAATCGCTTATGCCATGCATATGCAGCCATTTTACAACAAAAACCTCATCTTGAAAAATTCTCGTGTCATGATACTGATTTTGTTGAAGATGATAGTTGTGAGAAGTTAGATATTGCCAACTTGCATATTAATTGGGGAAAGAAATAA
- the LOC135227065 gene encoding dimethyladenosine transferase 1, mitochondrial-like isoform X2, whose product MAGMAEAAAKHMAATYHRLPPLPSIRDIIKLYNIRAAKKLSQNFLMDPKLTSKIVRSAGRVRNCHVCEVGPGPGGITRSILEQKASHVTVVEKDPRFLPSLELLKDACNGKLHIELGDVLTFNMENSFPQELATQSWDDRVPKIHIIGNLPFSVSTPLIIRWLQDISLRRNAWIFGRVPMTLTFQLEVAQRMVALPGGQFRSRLSIMCQNWCHVEHKFTIPGRAFIPKPDVDVGVVTFIPRVQPQISLDFKLVEKVVKCVFSFRQKYSKKGAANLFPPKVRGTLADQMFAVADVDPTIRPTQLSMSEFNRLCHAYAAILQQKPHLEKFSCHDTDFVEDDSCEKLDIANLHINWGKK is encoded by the coding sequence ATGGCAGGCATGGCAGAGGCAGCAGCAAAACACATGGCAGCCACCTACCATCGGCTTCCACCACTCCCTTCTATCCGTGACATTATCAAGTTATACAATATTAGAGCTGCAAAAAAACTCAGTCAGAATTTTTTAATGGATCCGAAATTAACAAGTAAAATTGTCCGTAGTGCTGGTCGTGTAAGAAATTGTCATGTGTGCGAAGTTGGTCCAGGACCAGGCGGCATAACACGTTCTATTCTTGAGCAGAAAGCATCTCACGTCACAGTTGTTGAAAAAGATCCAAGATTTCTTCCTTCTTTAGAACTCTTGAAAGACGCCTGCAATGGGAAACTTCACATAGAATTGGGGGATGTCCTAACCTTCAATATGGAGAATTCTTTTCCACAGGAACTGGCCACACAATCTTGGGATGATAGAGTGCCCAAAATACATATAATTGGGAATCTGCCATTCAGTGTTTCAACACCACTCATCATTAGATGGCTTCAGGATATCAGTTTACGGAGAAATGCTTGGATCTTTGGCCGGGTGCCTATGACTCTTACGTTTCAGCTAGAGGTAGCACAACGCATGGTGGCTCTTCCAGGTGGTCAGTTTAGATCTAGATTATCCATCATGTGTCAAAATTGGTGTCATGTTGAGCATAAGTTCACTATACCTGGTAGGGCATTTATACCAAAACCAGATGTAGATGTTGGTGTTGTTACTTTTATTCCTCGAGTTCAGCCACAAATTTCACTTGATTTCAAGCTTGTTGAAAAAGTTGTGAAGTGTGTATTTTCATTTAGACAAAAGTACAGTAAGAAAGGAGCTGCAAACTTATTTCCTCCAAAAGTTAGAGGTACACTTGCTGATCAAATGTTTGCTGTTGCAGATGTAGACCCAACAATCAGACCGACACAGCTTTCTATGTCTGAATTTAATCGCTTATGCCATGCATATGCAGCCATTTTACAACAAAAACCTCATCTTGAAAAATTCTCGTGTCATGATACTGATTTTGTTGAAGATGATAGTTGTGAGAAGTTAGATATTGCCAACTTGCATATTAATTGGGGAAAGAAATAA
- the LOC135226646 gene encoding tigger transposable element-derived protein 1-like encodes MAPKHSASAKAGSKPKRHRKMMTIAEKVTLLNMLKEGRSYAAAARHFGVNESTVRYIKKDEANIRKTAAITFSRSAKQVVTARNKTIVRMEGALAIWIANCRKKNIALDTNTIRTKALSLYENFAAKEPQDDDGDHAEEDEDDVLGEPQAGTSTDSQPQKQRFSASKGWFAKFQKRFGLKSVSLHGEAASADTTAAETYANETFKNIITEGGYKPKQVFNMDETGLFWKRMPSQTFLFKEEAKASGFKAFKDRVTLVMCGNAAGFLLKNPRALKNKNKNLLPVYWMHNPKAWITKMLTSNWFHQCFIPQVSKCLLEKGLPFKILLLMDNAGGHATDLSHEGIQVEFLPPNTTSLIQPMGQGVIRAFKALYTKNTLADLVACVDAAQDDEDETFNLKAYWRQYTIATCLQNIQKALKEMKPATVNASWKKLWPQIVYDDKGFTPAEIQHSAVRKSVQLAAIIGGDGFGDMTTEDVDELLDCHSQPLTDADLEDLTKSASDEDSETQEETQEIVEETGLTLERLAKLCNLAKELKELSQEWDEDMVRSLQFCNKIDEDMTPYRMLFERKKKQRQQLPIKMFFQPRKKEPVPPATMPSEEIEEVSQEEVEEVSQEKTPPSEET; translated from the coding sequence ATGGCTCCCAAGCATTCTGCTTCTGCTAAGGCTGGTAGTAAGCCTAAACGCCACCGAAAAATGATGACGATTGCTGAGAAGGTGACACTTCTCAATATGTTGAAAGAAGGCAGAAGTTACGCGGCCGCAGCCCGCCATTTTGGAGTGAACGAATCCACCGTTCGCTACATTAAGAAGGACGAGGCGAACATTAGAAAGACGGCTGCCATCACCTTTAGCAGGTCAGCGAAGCAAGTTGTTACTGCTCGTAATAAAACGATCGTCCGTATGGAAGGTGCTTTAGCAATCTGGATTGCCAACTGCCGGAAGAAGAACATAGCCTTGGATACGAACACCATCCGAACCAAGGCTTTGAGTTTGTATGAGAATTTTGCGGCAAAGGAACCTCAAGACGACGATGGCGACCatgctgaagaagacgaagatgatgtACTAGGTGAACCTCAAGCAGGGACATCCACTGATTCCCAGCCTCAGAAGCAACGTTTTTCCGCCAGCAAAGGATGGTTCGCGAAGTTTCAAAAACGCTTCGGCCTGAAAAGCGTTTCCCTGCATGGAGAGGCTGCTTCCGCTGACACTACCGCTGCTGAAACTTACGCGAATGAGACATTTAAGAATATTATCACTGAAGGTGGATACAAGCCCAAACAAGTGTTTAATATGGATGAGACCGGCTTGTTTTGGAAGAGAATGCCGTCGCAAACTTTCCTGTTCAAAGAAGAAGCCAAAGCCTCTGGCTTTAAAGCATTCAAAGATCGTGTTACCCTCGTGATGTGTGGCAATGCTGCTGGATTTTTGCTAAAAAACCCTCgcgctttgaaaaataaaaataagaatctcCTTCCCGTGTACTGGATGCATAATCCAAAAGCATGGATTACGAAGATGCTGACCTCCAACTGGTTCCACCAGTGTTTTATCCCACAAGTCAGTAAATGTCTCTTAGAGAAGGGCTTGCCATTTAAGATCCTTCTCCTAATGGATAACGCTGGTGGACACGCAACTGATCTGTCGCATGAGGGCATTCAGGTTGAGTTCCTGCCACCCAACACAACGTCATTAATTCAACCGATGGGCCAGGGGGTTATCAGGGCGTTCAAGGCCCTCTACACGAAGAATACCTTGGCGGACCTCGTTGCGTGTGTGGATGCTGCCCAAGATGATGAGGATGAAACATTCAATTTGAAGGCGTACTGGCGGCAGTACACAATAGCCACGTGCCTGCAGAACATCCAGAAGGCACTGAAAGAAATGAAACCTGCTACTGTTAATGCGAGCTGGAAGAAGTTGTGGCCCCAGATTGTTTACGATGACAAGGGATTTACACCTGCTGAGATTCAACACTCTGCAGTACGGAAATCTGTGCAGTTGGCCGCGATAATTGGAGGTGACGGGTTTGGCGACATGACGACTGAAGACGTTGACGAGTTGTTGGACTGCCATTCCCAGCCGCTAACTGACGCAGACCTCGAAGACTTGACGAAATCGGCCAGTGACGAAGACAGTGAAACACAGGAAGAGACCCAAGAAATTGTCGAAGAAACGGGCTTAACATTAGAACGGCTTGCCAAGCTCTGCAACCTTGCGAAGGAGTTGAAAGAATTGTCGCAAGAGTGGGACGAGGATATGGTTCGTTCTCTGCAATTCTGCAACAAAATCGATGAAGACATGACTCCCTACAGGATGCTCTTCGAGCGAAAAAAGAAGCAGCGGCAGCAACTTCCGATCAAAATGTTCTTCCAGCCTCGCAAAAAAGAGCCAGTTCCTCCTGCTACTATGCCTTCGGAAGAAATTGAAGAAGTGTCCCAGGAAGAAGTTGAAGAGGTGTCCCAGGAAAAGACACCTCCATCTGAAGAGACGTAA